In one Brassica oleracea var. oleracea cultivar TO1000 chromosome C9, BOL, whole genome shotgun sequence genomic region, the following are encoded:
- the LOC106314992 gene encoding uncharacterized protein LOC106314992 gives MRQTCLSGPAILLPSLWTVGVITEHKLHRERERERENTTAKEMQTPMIISGGEDNEDEYTPDEIMQLVESSSPTTNVYDGTNFSGEESFRVRFTDDPYAVPVVVQSSTGYITINVNEESCGPSFSDSNASAMASVDASGLFGCCLGSNGAWSTDEVRVRVRVRVRVRVRVRVGRRIAGEVSWRRQCLTNVSSCGENF, from the exons ATGAGGCAGACTTGTTTGAGCGGTCCAGCTATTCTACTACCTTCTCTTTGGACCGTTGGAG TGATCACAGAACATAAATTACATAGAGAGAGAGAGAGAGAGAGAGAGAATACGACCGCGAAGGAAATGCAAACGCCGATGATAATCTCTGGAGGAGAAGATAACGAGGACGAGTATACTCCTGACGAAATCATGCAGCTCGTTGAGTCTTCTTCACCGACGACGAACGTCTACGACGGAACTAACTTTTCCGGCGAGGAGAGTTTCAGAGTGAGGTTTACCGACGATCCGTACGCGGTTCCGGTGGTTGTTCAGTCATCTACGGGTTACATCACGATCAACGTCAACGAGGAGAGCTGTGGTCCTTCGTTTTCAGACAGCAACGCTTCCGCCATGGCGAGCGTCGACGCAAGCGGTCTGTTCGGTTGCTGCCTCGGTTCGAACGGCGCGTGGAGTACAGACGAGGTGAGAGTGAGAGTGAGAGTGAGAGTGAGAGTGAGAGTGAGAGTGAGAGTGGGACGACGAATTGCTGGCGAGGTTTCTTGGCGAAGACAGTGTTTGACCAATGTGTCGTCTTGCGGAGAAAACTTTTAA
- the LOC106314993 gene encoding uncharacterized protein LOC106314993: MSGNRMFFHELDITIMGRVRFGDDSRFDIMGKGSITFVIYGEKKVLRDVYYIPALRSNIISLGQATEVGCKVNLKGDTLKLLDRHGQLMVKSTRAKNRLYKVTLQVELIECMQLRLEKKLQYGTHA; encoded by the coding sequence ATGAGTGGGAACCGTATGTTCTTCCACGAGCTTGACATCACCATTATGGGAAGAGTACGGTTTGGAGATGATTCAAGATTTGATATAATGGGAAAGGGTTCGATTACGTTTGTTATTTATGGTGAAAAGAAGGTCTTGAGGGACGTTTATTATATCCCAGCACTACGAAGCAACATCATCTCGTTAGGACAAGCTACAGAGGTCGGCTGCAAAGTAAACTTGAAAGGTGACACGCTCAAGTTACTTGACAGACACGGACAACTAATGGTTAAGTCAACAAGGGCAAAGAACCGTTTGTACAAGGTCACACTACAAGTAGAACTTATCGAGTGTATGCAACTACGGCTGGAGAAGAAACTACAATATGGCACACACGCTTAG